Proteins co-encoded in one Neofelis nebulosa isolate mNeoNeb1 chromosome 2, mNeoNeb1.pri, whole genome shotgun sequence genomic window:
- the CASP9 gene encoding caspase-9 isoform X3 translates to MDEADRRLLRRCRVRLVGELQVASLWDALLTRQLFTPAMIEDIQHAGSGSRSDQVRQLVIDLETRGSQALPLFISCLEDTGQDALASLLRMGRQAEKQSPQAVRPLDLMPVVVGPMGLKPEELRRRQYPLKPTPEKLTPVVLGPEELWPAKLRPEVLRPEVPRPVDVGSGPFSDICAQEISKRNADLAYVLNADPCGHCLIINNMNFCLESRLQTRTGSNIDCEKLQRRFSLLHFVVEVKHDQTAKQMVQALVELARRDHGALDCCVVVILSHGCQASHRQFPGAVYGTDGCPVSIEKIVNIFNGSGCPSLGGKPKLFFIQACGGGKQVLSLPAERKDHGVEVASTSPEDRTPGSDSEPDAVPFQEGPGTFDQPDAVSSLPTPSDIFVSYSTFPGFVSWRDTKSGSWYVETLDGVFEQWARSEDLQTLLLRHYLQQPRYRSKLSVH, encoded by the exons ATGGACGAGGCTGACCGGCGGCTCCTGCGGCGGTGCCGGGTGCGGCTGGTCGGCGAGCTGCAGGTGGCCTCGCTCTGGGACGCTCTGCTGACCCGCCAGCTCTTCACGCCCGCGATGATCGAGGACATCCAG CATGCGGGCTCAGGGTCTCGGAGCGATCAGGTCAGGCAGCTTGTCATAGATCTAGAGACCCGAGGGAGTCAGGCCCTTCCTTTGTTCATCTCCTGCTTAGAGGACACAGGCCAGGATGCGCTGGCTTCATTGCTGAGAATGGGTCGGCAAGCAGAAAAGCAGAGTCCACAGGCCGTCAGACCCCTGGACCTCATGCCTGTGGTGGTTGGACCAATGGGCCTCAAACCAGAGGAGCTCAGAAGGAGGCAGTATCCTTTAAAGCCGACTCCGGAAAAACTCACTCCAGTGGTGTTGGGGCCCGAGGAGCTGTGGCCAGCCAAGCTGCGGCCAGAGGTTCTCAGACCAGAGGTGCCTAGGCCAGTGGACGTTGGTTCTGGACCATTCAGTGATATCT gtgCTCAGGAAATTTCGAAGCGAAATGCTGATTTG GCGTATGTCCTGAACGCGGACCCCTGTGGCCACTGCCTCATCATCAACAACATGAACTTCTGCCTCGAGTCGAGGCTCCAGACCCGTACCGGCTCCAATATCGACTGTGAGAAGTTGCAGCGACGTTTCTCCTTGCTGCATTTCGTGGTGGAGGTGAAGCACGACCAGACGGCCAAG CAAATGGTCCAGGCGTTGGTGGAGCTGGCGCGGCGGGACCACGGTGCTCTGGACTGCTGCGTGGTGGTCATCCTCTCTCACGGCTGTCAG GCCAGCCACCGCCAGTTCCCAGGGGCTGTTTATGGCACAGATGGCTGTCCTGTGTCCATCGAGAAAATTGTGAACATCTTCAATGGATCCGGCTGCCCCAGCTTGGGAGGGAAGCCCAAGCTCTTCTTTATCCAGGCCTGTGGTGGAGGTAAGCAGGTCCTCAGTCTCCCTGCAG AGCGGAAAGACCATGGGGTTGAGGTGGCCTCCACGTCCCCTGAAGACAGGACCCCTGGCAGTGACTCCGAGCCAGACGCTGTCCCGTTCCAGGAAGGCCCAGGCACCTTTGACCAGCCGGACGCCGTGTCTAGTTTGCCCACACCCAGTGACATCTTTGTGTCCTACTCCACCTTCCCAG GTTTTGTTTCCTGGAGGGACACCAAGAGCGGCTCCTGGTACGTGGAGACCTTGGATGGTGTTTTCGAGCAGTGGGCTCGCTCTGAGGACCTGCAGACCCTCCTGCTCAGG cattatttacaacagccaagatacagaagcaagcTAAGTGTTCACTGA
- the CASP9 gene encoding caspase-9 isoform X1 yields the protein MDEADRRLLRRCRVRLVGELQVASLWDALLTRQLFTPAMIEDIQHAGSGSRSDQVRQLVIDLETRGSQALPLFISCLEDTGQDALASLLRMGRQAEKQSPQAVRPLDLMPVVVGPMGLKPEELRRRQYPLKPTPEKLTPVVLGPEELWPAKLRPEVLRPEVPRPVDVGSGPFSDICAQEISKRNADLAYVLNADPCGHCLIINNMNFCLESRLQTRTGSNIDCEKLQRRFSLLHFVVEVKHDQTAKQMVQALVELARRDHGALDCCVVVILSHGCQASHRQFPGAVYGTDGCPVSIEKIVNIFNGSGCPSLGGKPKLFFIQACGGGKQVLSLPAERKDHGVEVASTSPEDRTPGSDSEPDAVPFQEGPGTFDQPDAVSSLPTPSDIFVSYSTFPGFVSWRDTKSGSWYVETLDGVFEQWARSEDLQTLLLRVANAVSQKGIYKQIPGCFNFLRKKLYFKM from the exons ATGGACGAGGCTGACCGGCGGCTCCTGCGGCGGTGCCGGGTGCGGCTGGTCGGCGAGCTGCAGGTGGCCTCGCTCTGGGACGCTCTGCTGACCCGCCAGCTCTTCACGCCCGCGATGATCGAGGACATCCAG CATGCGGGCTCAGGGTCTCGGAGCGATCAGGTCAGGCAGCTTGTCATAGATCTAGAGACCCGAGGGAGTCAGGCCCTTCCTTTGTTCATCTCCTGCTTAGAGGACACAGGCCAGGATGCGCTGGCTTCATTGCTGAGAATGGGTCGGCAAGCAGAAAAGCAGAGTCCACAGGCCGTCAGACCCCTGGACCTCATGCCTGTGGTGGTTGGACCAATGGGCCTCAAACCAGAGGAGCTCAGAAGGAGGCAGTATCCTTTAAAGCCGACTCCGGAAAAACTCACTCCAGTGGTGTTGGGGCCCGAGGAGCTGTGGCCAGCCAAGCTGCGGCCAGAGGTTCTCAGACCAGAGGTGCCTAGGCCAGTGGACGTTGGTTCTGGACCATTCAGTGATATCT gtgCTCAGGAAATTTCGAAGCGAAATGCTGATTTG GCGTATGTCCTGAACGCGGACCCCTGTGGCCACTGCCTCATCATCAACAACATGAACTTCTGCCTCGAGTCGAGGCTCCAGACCCGTACCGGCTCCAATATCGACTGTGAGAAGTTGCAGCGACGTTTCTCCTTGCTGCATTTCGTGGTGGAGGTGAAGCACGACCAGACGGCCAAG CAAATGGTCCAGGCGTTGGTGGAGCTGGCGCGGCGGGACCACGGTGCTCTGGACTGCTGCGTGGTGGTCATCCTCTCTCACGGCTGTCAG GCCAGCCACCGCCAGTTCCCAGGGGCTGTTTATGGCACAGATGGCTGTCCTGTGTCCATCGAGAAAATTGTGAACATCTTCAATGGATCCGGCTGCCCCAGCTTGGGAGGGAAGCCCAAGCTCTTCTTTATCCAGGCCTGTGGTGGAGGTAAGCAGGTCCTCAGTCTCCCTGCAG AGCGGAAAGACCATGGGGTTGAGGTGGCCTCCACGTCCCCTGAAGACAGGACCCCTGGCAGTGACTCCGAGCCAGACGCTGTCCCGTTCCAGGAAGGCCCAGGCACCTTTGACCAGCCGGACGCCGTGTCTAGTTTGCCCACACCCAGTGACATCTTTGTGTCCTACTCCACCTTCCCAG GTTTTGTTTCCTGGAGGGACACCAAGAGCGGCTCCTGGTACGTGGAGACCTTGGATGGTGTTTTCGAGCAGTGGGCTCGCTCTGAGGACCTGCAGACCCTCCTGCTCAGG GTCGCTAATGCTGTTTCGCAGAAAGGGATTTACAAGCAGATTCCTGGTTGTTTCAATTTCCTCCGGAAAaaactttactttaaaatgtaa
- the CASP9 gene encoding caspase-9 isoform X2, translated as MDEADRRLLRRCRVRLVGELQVASLWDALLTRQLFTPAMIEDIQHAGSGSRSDQVRQLVIDLETRGSQALPLFISCLEDTGQDALASLLRMGRQAEKQSPQAVRPLDLMPVVVGPMGLKPEELRRRQYPLKPTPEKLTPVVLGPEELWPAKLRPEVLRPEVPRPVDVGSGPFSDICAQEISKRNADLAYVLNADPCGHCLIINNMNFCLESRLQTRTGSNIDCEKLQRRFSLLHFVVEVKHDQTAKQMVQALVELARRDHGALDCCVVVILSHGCQASHRQFPGAVYGTDGCPVSIEKIVNIFNGSGCPSLGGKPKLFFIQACGGERKDHGVEVASTSPEDRTPGSDSEPDAVPFQEGPGTFDQPDAVSSLPTPSDIFVSYSTFPGFVSWRDTKSGSWYVETLDGVFEQWARSEDLQTLLLRVANAVSQKGIYKQIPGCFNFLRKKLYFKM; from the exons ATGGACGAGGCTGACCGGCGGCTCCTGCGGCGGTGCCGGGTGCGGCTGGTCGGCGAGCTGCAGGTGGCCTCGCTCTGGGACGCTCTGCTGACCCGCCAGCTCTTCACGCCCGCGATGATCGAGGACATCCAG CATGCGGGCTCAGGGTCTCGGAGCGATCAGGTCAGGCAGCTTGTCATAGATCTAGAGACCCGAGGGAGTCAGGCCCTTCCTTTGTTCATCTCCTGCTTAGAGGACACAGGCCAGGATGCGCTGGCTTCATTGCTGAGAATGGGTCGGCAAGCAGAAAAGCAGAGTCCACAGGCCGTCAGACCCCTGGACCTCATGCCTGTGGTGGTTGGACCAATGGGCCTCAAACCAGAGGAGCTCAGAAGGAGGCAGTATCCTTTAAAGCCGACTCCGGAAAAACTCACTCCAGTGGTGTTGGGGCCCGAGGAGCTGTGGCCAGCCAAGCTGCGGCCAGAGGTTCTCAGACCAGAGGTGCCTAGGCCAGTGGACGTTGGTTCTGGACCATTCAGTGATATCT gtgCTCAGGAAATTTCGAAGCGAAATGCTGATTTG GCGTATGTCCTGAACGCGGACCCCTGTGGCCACTGCCTCATCATCAACAACATGAACTTCTGCCTCGAGTCGAGGCTCCAGACCCGTACCGGCTCCAATATCGACTGTGAGAAGTTGCAGCGACGTTTCTCCTTGCTGCATTTCGTGGTGGAGGTGAAGCACGACCAGACGGCCAAG CAAATGGTCCAGGCGTTGGTGGAGCTGGCGCGGCGGGACCACGGTGCTCTGGACTGCTGCGTGGTGGTCATCCTCTCTCACGGCTGTCAG GCCAGCCACCGCCAGTTCCCAGGGGCTGTTTATGGCACAGATGGCTGTCCTGTGTCCATCGAGAAAATTGTGAACATCTTCAATGGATCCGGCTGCCCCAGCTTGGGAGGGAAGCCCAAGCTCTTCTTTATCCAGGCCTGTGGTGGAG AGCGGAAAGACCATGGGGTTGAGGTGGCCTCCACGTCCCCTGAAGACAGGACCCCTGGCAGTGACTCCGAGCCAGACGCTGTCCCGTTCCAGGAAGGCCCAGGCACCTTTGACCAGCCGGACGCCGTGTCTAGTTTGCCCACACCCAGTGACATCTTTGTGTCCTACTCCACCTTCCCAG GTTTTGTTTCCTGGAGGGACACCAAGAGCGGCTCCTGGTACGTGGAGACCTTGGATGGTGTTTTCGAGCAGTGGGCTCGCTCTGAGGACCTGCAGACCCTCCTGCTCAGG GTCGCTAATGCTGTTTCGCAGAAAGGGATTTACAAGCAGATTCCTGGTTGTTTCAATTTCCTCCGGAAAaaactttactttaaaatgtaa
- the CASP9 gene encoding caspase-9 isoform X4, whose product MGRQAEKQSPQAVRPLDLMPVVVGPMGLKPEELRRRQYPLKPTPEKLTPVVLGPEELWPAKLRPEVLRPEVPRPVDVGSGPFSDICAQEISKRNADLAYVLNADPCGHCLIINNMNFCLESRLQTRTGSNIDCEKLQRRFSLLHFVVEVKHDQTAKQMVQALVELARRDHGALDCCVVVILSHGCQASHRQFPGAVYGTDGCPVSIEKIVNIFNGSGCPSLGGKPKLFFIQACGGGKQVLSLPAERKDHGVEVASTSPEDRTPGSDSEPDAVPFQEGPGTFDQPDAVSSLPTPSDIFVSYSTFPGFVSWRDTKSGSWYVETLDGVFEQWARSEDLQTLLLRVANAVSQKGIYKQIPGCFNFLRKKLYFKM is encoded by the exons ATGGGTCGGCAAGCAGAAAAGCAGAGTCCACAGGCCGTCAGACCCCTGGACCTCATGCCTGTGGTGGTTGGACCAATGGGCCTCAAACCAGAGGAGCTCAGAAGGAGGCAGTATCCTTTAAAGCCGACTCCGGAAAAACTCACTCCAGTGGTGTTGGGGCCCGAGGAGCTGTGGCCAGCCAAGCTGCGGCCAGAGGTTCTCAGACCAGAGGTGCCTAGGCCAGTGGACGTTGGTTCTGGACCATTCAGTGATATCT gtgCTCAGGAAATTTCGAAGCGAAATGCTGATTTG GCGTATGTCCTGAACGCGGACCCCTGTGGCCACTGCCTCATCATCAACAACATGAACTTCTGCCTCGAGTCGAGGCTCCAGACCCGTACCGGCTCCAATATCGACTGTGAGAAGTTGCAGCGACGTTTCTCCTTGCTGCATTTCGTGGTGGAGGTGAAGCACGACCAGACGGCCAAG CAAATGGTCCAGGCGTTGGTGGAGCTGGCGCGGCGGGACCACGGTGCTCTGGACTGCTGCGTGGTGGTCATCCTCTCTCACGGCTGTCAG GCCAGCCACCGCCAGTTCCCAGGGGCTGTTTATGGCACAGATGGCTGTCCTGTGTCCATCGAGAAAATTGTGAACATCTTCAATGGATCCGGCTGCCCCAGCTTGGGAGGGAAGCCCAAGCTCTTCTTTATCCAGGCCTGTGGTGGAGGTAAGCAGGTCCTCAGTCTCCCTGCAG AGCGGAAAGACCATGGGGTTGAGGTGGCCTCCACGTCCCCTGAAGACAGGACCCCTGGCAGTGACTCCGAGCCAGACGCTGTCCCGTTCCAGGAAGGCCCAGGCACCTTTGACCAGCCGGACGCCGTGTCTAGTTTGCCCACACCCAGTGACATCTTTGTGTCCTACTCCACCTTCCCAG GTTTTGTTTCCTGGAGGGACACCAAGAGCGGCTCCTGGTACGTGGAGACCTTGGATGGTGTTTTCGAGCAGTGGGCTCGCTCTGAGGACCTGCAGACCCTCCTGCTCAGG GTCGCTAATGCTGTTTCGCAGAAAGGGATTTACAAGCAGATTCCTGGTTGTTTCAATTTCCTCCGGAAAaaactttactttaaaatgtaa